The Roseibaca calidilacus genome has a window encoding:
- a CDS encoding ABC transporter substrate-binding protein — MACRRVSKALAAAFALWAGAAAAGPPERVVSINLCTDQLAMLLAAPGQLVSISRISHDPNVSVMLEEARKYPINHGQAEEVFRLSPDLVLAGQFTSSYTVGLLRRLGVEVVQLPIVTSLDQIPDAIREVGRLLGRARQADTVATQFETDLAALRADPDRRPRAALHYANNYTSGDKSLANDILTAAGFANIALEAGLSGGGTLPMERLLMLMPDLVISGQNYPGASRSESVLTHPAMNALRDRHAGSALSDAEWVCGTPAVLRAIARLQEAGQ, encoded by the coding sequence TTGGCCTGTCGTCGCGTTTCTAAGGCACTGGCTGCGGCCTTTGCCCTTTGGGCAGGGGCCGCGGCTGCGGGGCCACCCGAGAGGGTGGTCTCTATCAACCTGTGCACGGACCAGTTGGCCATGTTGCTGGCGGCACCGGGGCAGTTGGTGTCGATCTCGCGCATTTCGCATGACCCGAACGTGTCGGTCATGCTGGAAGAAGCGCGCAAATACCCCATCAACCACGGGCAGGCGGAAGAGGTGTTCCGCCTGAGCCCCGATCTGGTGTTGGCCGGGCAGTTCACCTCGTCCTACACGGTCGGGCTATTGCGGCGGCTGGGGGTAGAGGTGGTGCAACTGCCCATCGTCACCAGTCTGGACCAGATCCCGGACGCCATCCGCGAGGTGGGCCGTTTGCTGGGGCGCGCGCGCCAAGCCGATACTGTCGCCACGCAATTCGAAACCGATCTGGCCGCCTTGCGCGCCGATCCGGACCGCCGCCCCCGCGCGGCGTTGCATTATGCCAATAATTACACATCGGGCGACAAATCACTTGCCAATGACATTCTGACGGCGGCGGGCTTTGCCAATATCGCGCTGGAAGCGGGTCTGTCCGGCGGCGGCACCCTGCCGATGGAGCGGTTGCTCATGCTGATGCCCGATCTTGTCATTTCCGGTCAGAATTATCCCGGCGCGTCGCGTTCGGAATCTGTGCTGACCCATCCCGCGATGAACGCGCTGCGCGACCGGCACGCGGGCAGCGCGCTGTCCGATGCCGAATGGGTCTGCGGCACGCCCGCCGTTTTGCGCGCCATTGCCCGGCTGCAAGAGGCTGGCCAATGA
- a CDS encoding DUF2842 domain-containing protein has product MALSYKARKRWSIFALVVALPLYIVVTVNVVELFDRPSFWVELLIYVVLGIVWTLPLKKVFLGVGKPDPDAPPEQ; this is encoded by the coding sequence ATGGCCCTTTCCTACAAAGCCCGCAAACGCTGGTCGATATTCGCCCTTGTGGTGGCGCTGCCGCTTTACATTGTTGTCACGGTTAACGTGGTCGAACTGTTCGATCGCCCGTCCTTTTGGGTGGAACTGCTGATTTATGTCGTCTTGGGCATTGTCTGGACCTTGCCATTGAAGAAAGTGTTTCTGGGTGTGGGCAAGCCCGACCCGGACGCACCGCCAGAGCAATAG
- a CDS encoding TonB-dependent receptor plug domain-containing protein, translated as MAKRHFLGTVAALGLMAGGAAAQDIINLEEVTFSVSRVPLELGRTGARVQVLTREDIEEANETEVNTVLSRLPGVTMTQRGPIGASGSVRIRGADERYFPVLINGINMSDPSQLQSQFSFAGLTSSAVSRLEVLKGSQSAIYGSNAIAGVVNLTMGEIPDEVGSETKVTTEFGSFNTRRLGLSYGQRFERGEVAFTFERALTDGFSSADENDGNTEDDGFRSTILSFRARHELTDTVAVGASAFYQDSFNEFDAGAGVGGDDPNRFGLSERYGLRGFVEFALGAVENEISIETSRNERADPNAPTTFTTTDFQGGRTGIQYNGRVDLSGNSTLVFGAQYQRETYDAFRPGGASFDGTIRRNALFAEYLYAPTENIDLTFALRREDDSRFGGQITGRAAFVWRPDAATVVRASAGTGFRAPSANEMFGPFGANPNLKPEESESFDIGVSREFGAFKADVALFRTDIDNLIGYTTGYVQIAGRSRLQGVEMSGTYDISDNLSLSGAYTFTDAKDRSGNPVGNVPKHDLAVSVDWKIMEGLRNTTTLAASSERFGFGGSSIPGFGVVNTNFSYDLTERAQLTFRVENIFNKQYQTVEGYGTSDRAFYLGLSSRF; from the coding sequence ATGGCCAAACGCCATTTCCTTGGCACGGTCGCAGCCCTTGGCCTGATGGCCGGTGGTGCTGCGGCACAAGATATTATCAACCTTGAAGAAGTGACCTTTTCGGTCAGCCGTGTTCCGCTAGAGCTTGGCCGCACCGGCGCGCGAGTGCAGGTGCTGACACGCGAAGATATTGAAGAAGCGAATGAAACAGAGGTAAACACGGTCCTGTCGCGACTACCCGGCGTGACCATGACCCAGCGTGGGCCGATTGGTGCCTCTGGCAGCGTGCGCATTCGCGGGGCGGATGAGCGTTATTTCCCGGTGCTTATTAACGGCATCAATATGAGCGATCCGTCCCAGTTGCAGTCGCAATTCAGTTTTGCTGGTCTGACCAGCAGCGCGGTTTCGCGGCTGGAAGTGTTGAAGGGCTCTCAATCGGCGATCTACGGGTCGAATGCGATTGCTGGTGTGGTCAATTTGACCATGGGGGAAATCCCTGACGAGGTCGGTTCTGAAACCAAGGTCACGACGGAATTCGGCAGTTTCAACACGCGCCGACTGGGGTTGTCCTACGGGCAGCGGTTTGAACGTGGCGAAGTGGCCTTCACCTTTGAGCGCGCCTTAACCGATGGTTTTTCCAGCGCCGATGAAAACGATGGCAACACCGAAGATGACGGTTTCCGCAGCACGATCCTATCCTTTCGCGCACGGCACGAATTGACGGATACCGTGGCGGTCGGGGCCTCGGCCTTTTACCAAGATTCGTTTAACGAATTCGACGCCGGTGCGGGGGTAGGCGGGGATGACCCCAACCGCTTCGGTCTGTCAGAGCGCTACGGCCTGCGCGGTTTTGTTGAATTCGCGCTCGGCGCGGTCGAGAATGAAATCAGCATTGAAACCAGCCGCAACGAGCGCGCCGACCCGAACGCGCCGACGACCTTTACCACGACCGATTTTCAGGGCGGACGCACAGGCATTCAATATAATGGGCGCGTTGATCTGTCGGGCAACAGCACCTTGGTGTTCGGTGCGCAATACCAGCGTGAAACCTATGATGCGTTCCGCCCCGGTGGTGCAAGCTTCGACGGCACGATCCGGCGCAATGCGCTCTTTGCCGAATACCTTTATGCACCGACCGAAAATATCGACCTTACATTTGCCCTGCGCCGCGAGGATGACAGCCGGTTTGGTGGACAGATCACGGGTCGCGCAGCCTTTGTCTGGCGTCCTGATGCCGCGACAGTCGTGCGCGCGTCTGCCGGGACAGGGTTCCGCGCGCCTTCGGCGAATGAAATGTTTGGCCCGTTTGGTGCCAACCCCAACCTGAAGCCCGAAGAAAGCGAATCTTTCGATATAGGTGTGTCGCGTGAATTCGGGGCGTTCAAAGCTGATGTGGCATTGTTCCGGACCGATATCGATAATCTGATCGGCTATACTACCGGCTATGTTCAGATCGCGGGCCGCTCGCGCCTGCAAGGGGTAGAAATGTCGGGCACCTATGACATAAGCGACAATCTCTCCCTGTCCGGCGCGTATACATTCACCGATGCTAAAGATCGCTCCGGCAACCCTGTCGGCAACGTGCCCAAGCATGATCTTGCAGTCTCGGTGGACTGGAAGATTATGGAAGGGTTGCGCAATACCACCACGCTTGCGGCATCTTCCGAGCGGTTCGGGTTTGGCGGGTCATCCATACCTGGATTCGGCGTGGTCAATACGAATTTCAGCTATGACCTGACTGAGCGCGCGCAACTGACCTTCCGTGTCGAGAACATCTTTAACAAACAGTATCAGACGGTTGAAGGTTACGGCACTTCTGACAGGGCCTTCTACCTTGGCCTGTCGTCGCGTTTCTAA
- a CDS encoding TetR/AcrR family transcriptional regulator — MTTAEISIPQGRKVQQVLDGARAVFVAHGYERASMDEIARTASVSKATVYSYFADKRELFTAMYRAEMLRLADSAVELNDTHLSPEHALHEAGRRMLDYLTSDFALAMYRICVAETPRFPEIGRAFYEGGPELGRACFGAYLRAATERGVLRVDDIDLAADQFFQLCQTTICDRMICGVQYTFTEAEIEHVLAGAVATFMARYGV; from the coding sequence ATGACGACGGCAGAGATTTCGATCCCGCAGGGGCGCAAGGTTCAACAGGTGCTGGATGGGGCACGCGCGGTTTTCGTGGCGCATGGCTATGAGCGTGCCAGCATGGATGAAATCGCGCGCACGGCGAGCGTATCCAAGGCAACCGTGTACAGCTACTTCGCCGATAAACGCGAATTGTTCACCGCGATGTATCGCGCGGAAATGCTGCGGTTGGCCGATTCGGCGGTAGAGTTGAACGACACGCATCTGTCCCCAGAGCACGCCCTGCACGAGGCGGGGCGGCGAATGCTTGACTACCTGACGTCTGATTTCGCGCTGGCGATGTATCGCATTTGCGTGGCCGAAACCCCGCGCTTTCCCGAAATTGGGCGCGCCTTTTACGAAGGCGGGCCAGAATTGGGCCGGGCCTGTTTCGGTGCCTATCTGCGCGCCGCAACCGAGCGCGGGGTGCTGCGTGTCGATGACATTGACCTTGCCGCAGACCAGTTCTTTCAACTGTGCCAGACCACGATCTGCGACCGCATGATTTGCGGTGTGCAATACACTTTCACCGAAGCAGAGATCGAGCATGTTCTGGCCGGGGCCGTGGCGACCTTCATGGCGCGCTACGGGGTGTAA
- a CDS encoding RidA family protein, translating to MSNPIEARIAELGLTLPDAPAPAANYVPFVQSGPLVFISGQISSGADGLICGTLGADTSVEDGVTAARACGLALIAQLRAACGGDLTRVKRVVKLTGFVNCTADFTDQPKVVNGCSDLMVAVFGEAGRHARAAVGAPSLPLGVAVEIEGIFEIV from the coding sequence ATGTCCAATCCGATCGAAGCCCGCATTGCCGAACTTGGCCTGACCTTGCCCGACGCCCCCGCGCCTGCGGCGAATTATGTGCCTTTCGTGCAAAGCGGGCCTTTGGTGTTCATTTCGGGCCAGATTTCCAGCGGGGCGGATGGTCTGATCTGCGGCACGCTGGGTGCCGATACATCGGTCGAGGATGGCGTGACCGCCGCCCGCGCCTGCGGTTTGGCGCTGATCGCGCAACTGCGCGCGGCTTGCGGGGGTGACCTGACCCGCGTGAAACGCGTGGTCAAGCTGACCGGTTTCGTGAATTGCACCGCCGATTTTACCGACCAACCCAAGGTCGTGAACGGCTGTTCCGACCTGATGGTTGCCGTTTTTGGCGAGGCCGGGCGCCATGCCCGCGCCGCCGTGGGCGCACCCAGCCTGCCCTTGGGCGTGGCCGTGGAAATCGAAGGCATTTTCGAGATTGTCTGA
- the fghA gene encoding S-formylglutathione hydrolase, with translation METISENRCFGGVQGVYRHPSKATGCDMTFGLFLPAEAAQHPVPLLWYLSGLTCTHENAMTKAGLQAHAAAHGVAVVFPDTSPRGEGVADDPAYDLGQGAGFYVNATQAPWAAHYRMWEYITHDLPRVLFAYFALEEDRQAITGHSMGGHGALTMAMRLPGRFASVSAFAPIAHPMASDWGRKQLGAYLGPDEATWAAHDATLLMRNGGFEGEVLIDQGTSDQFLDLLRPDALAQAMTATRQPGSFRMQKGYDHSYFFVSTFAGAHVSFHAEALAR, from the coding sequence ATGGAAACGATTTCAGAAAACCGGTGTTTCGGCGGCGTGCAGGGGGTTTACAGGCATCCGTCGAAGGCCACCGGCTGCGACATGACCTTTGGGCTGTTCCTGCCCGCAGAGGCGGCACAGCACCCGGTGCCACTGCTTTGGTATTTGTCGGGCCTGACCTGCACGCATGAAAACGCCATGACCAAGGCGGGTTTGCAGGCGCATGCCGCAGCGCATGGCGTGGCGGTCGTGTTTCCCGATACCAGCCCCCGCGGCGAGGGCGTGGCCGATGACCCGGCCTATGATCTGGGCCAAGGCGCGGGGTTCTATGTAAATGCCACGCAAGCCCCATGGGCAGCGCATTACCGCATGTGGGAATACATCACGCACGACTTGCCGCGCGTTCTGTTCGCCTATTTCGCCTTGGAAGAGGACCGGCAGGCCATTACCGGGCATTCCATGGGCGGGCATGGCGCCTTGACCATGGCCATGCGGCTGCCGGGGCGGTTCGCGTCGGTGTCGGCCTTTGCGCCCATTGCCCATCCCATGGCCAGCGATTGGGGGCGCAAGCAACTAGGGGCCTATCTGGGGCCGGACGAAGCCACTTGGGCCGCGCATGACGCGACGCTGCTGATGCGCAATGGCGGTTTCGAGGGCGAGGTGCTGATAGATCAGGGCACGTCTGACCAGTTCCTGGACCTCTTACGCCCTGACGCCTTGGCGCAGGCCATGACCGCGACCCGCCAACCCGGCAGTTTCCGGATGCAGAAAGGCTATGACCACAGCTATTTCTTCGTCTCGACCTTCGCGGGCGCGCATGTCAGCTTTCACGCAGAGGCGCTGGCGCGATGA
- the secG gene encoding preprotein translocase subunit SecG has protein sequence MQNVVLIVHLLLALSLIGVVLVQRSEGGGLGIGGGDGNPQAGRPPLTAMAKLTWGLAASFIATSLFLTVLAAQQSASTSVLDRLGVPAPAEAPATPELPAADSLLPPSLTDDSLAPPPAE, from the coding sequence ATGCAAAATGTCGTGCTCATTGTTCACCTTCTGCTGGCGCTGTCGCTGATCGGCGTTGTGCTGGTGCAGCGCTCCGAAGGGGGTGGGCTTGGCATTGGCGGGGGCGACGGCAACCCGCAAGCAGGCCGCCCGCCGCTGACGGCCATGGCCAAGTTGACATGGGGGCTGGCCGCCAGCTTCATCGCAACTTCGCTGTTTTTGACGGTTCTGGCAGCGCAGCAATCGGCCAGCACGTCGGTTCTGGACCGTTTGGGCGTTCCCGCCCCGGCAGAAGCACCGGCAACGCCAGAGTTGCCCGCCGCCGACAGCCTGCTGCCGCCCAGCCTGACCGACGACTCGCTTGCACCGCCACCGGCAGAGTAA
- a CDS encoding thiamine diphosphokinase, whose protein sequence is MTLVFQTQNGVTLAGGAGFEPAVLAEALALAPDLVAADGGANQLDDLGQTPQTVIGDLDSIRPALRARLGPRVNHVPEQDSTDLDKCLRLVAAPFMIGLGFLGARTDHTLAAMTSLVRNGSARVLLLGAEDICLLAPPALTMPLEPGARVSLFPMGAVAGQSSGLEWPIDGLDFAPDARIGTSNRMAGDSLRLTVNAPRMILVLDRCCLPRLLAAILATPDWAR, encoded by the coding sequence TTGACCCTTGTTTTCCAAACACAGAATGGCGTCACGCTGGCCGGTGGGGCCGGTTTTGAACCTGCTGTTCTGGCCGAGGCGCTGGCGCTGGCACCCGATCTGGTGGCCGCCGATGGCGGGGCAAATCAGCTGGATGATCTGGGCCAGACCCCGCAGACCGTGATCGGCGACCTTGATTCGATTCGTCCCGCGCTGCGCGCCCGCCTTGGCCCGCGCGTGAACCATGTCCCCGAGCAAGACAGCACCGATCTGGACAAGTGCCTGCGCCTTGTTGCGGCACCCTTCATGATTGGTCTGGGCTTTCTAGGTGCGCGCACCGACCACACATTGGCCGCGATGACATCGCTTGTCCGCAATGGCAGTGCGCGGGTGCTGTTGCTGGGGGCAGAAGATATCTGCCTGCTGGCGCCGCCCGCGCTGACCATGCCCTTGGAACCCGGCGCGCGCGTGTCGCTGTTTCCCATGGGCGCGGTTGCGGGCCAATCGTCCGGGCTGGAATGGCCGATCGACGGGCTGGATTTTGCACCCGACGCGCGTATTGGCACCTCGAACCGGATGGCGGGCGACAGCTTGCGCCTGACCGTCAATGCGCCGCGCATGATCCTTGTGCTGGATCGGTGCTGTTTGCCCCGGCTTCTGGCCGCAATTCTGGCAACACCCGACTGGGCGCGTTGA
- a CDS encoding AEC family transporter codes for MVTIFLETLPFFALIGLGLGAARLGFFPLEATAYLTKFVFYFALSALLFGFAANLGLDDIWQPRVIGAYLLACLTVYLAVMFLAFLRRASLSEATIEAQCGIIGNTGFMGLPMLALLLGAESVPYMLIILSVDLVVFSSLFTMMITLARQGQIDRALPQKLLGAVARNPMVVAMVAGLVWASTGLALPAPVNDTLTLLGAAATPGALFAIGASLADKRVERLGLVTWLTFVKLGLHPAVVALFALVVFKLEPVASAVLIAGAALPVAGNVFILAQHYNAGPARVSATILVSTLISMATIPLVVAWVSQF; via the coding sequence ATGGTGACGATCTTTTTGGAAACTTTGCCGTTTTTTGCGCTGATCGGGCTTGGCCTTGGGGCGGCGCGGCTGGGCTTTTTCCCATTAGAGGCAACGGCCTATCTGACGAAATTCGTGTTCTACTTTGCGCTATCGGCGCTTCTGTTCGGGTTTGCCGCCAATCTGGGCTTGGATGACATCTGGCAACCGCGCGTGATCGGAGCCTATTTGCTGGCTTGCTTAACGGTTTATCTGGCGGTGATGTTTCTGGCGTTCCTGCGCCGCGCCAGCCTTTCAGAAGCCACGATAGAAGCGCAATGCGGCATTATCGGCAATACCGGTTTCATGGGGCTGCCAATGCTGGCGCTGCTGCTGGGCGCGGAATCGGTTCCCTATATGCTGATTATCCTGTCGGTGGATCTTGTGGTCTTCTCCTCGCTGTTCACCATGATGATAACCTTGGCCCGCCAAGGCCAGATTGATCGGGCCTTGCCGCAAAAACTGCTGGGCGCGGTGGCGCGCAACCCGATGGTGGTAGCCATGGTGGCGGGGCTGGTCTGGGCCTCTACGGGGCTGGCCTTGCCCGCGCCGGTCAATGACACGCTGACACTTCTGGGCGCTGCGGCCACACCGGGCGCGTTGTTTGCGATTGGTGCATCGCTGGCGGACAAACGGGTCGAGCGTCTGGGCCTTGTCACTTGGCTGACCTTCGTAAAACTGGGGCTGCACCCTGCCGTCGTCGCGTTGTTTGCGCTGGTCGTATTCAAGCTGGAGCCGGTCGCAAGCGCGGTTCTGATCGCAGGCGCGGCACTTCCTGTTGCGGGCAATGTGTTCATCTTGGCGCAGCATTACAATGCCGGGCCCGCGCGCGTATCCGCCACAATTCTTGTTTCAACGCTTATCAGCATGGCGACGATCCCGCTGGTCGTTGCATGGGTCAGCCAGTTCTGA
- a CDS encoding adenylosuccinate synthase codes for MANVVVVGAQWGDEGKGKIVDWLSERADVVARFQGGHNAGHTLVIDGKVYKLHALPSGVVRGGKLSVIGNGVVLDPWHLVQEIETIRAQGVDITPDTLMIAENTPLILPFHGELDRARENQNSVAKIGTTGRGIGPAYEDKVGRRVIRVADLADDATLQLRVDRALVHHDALRRGLGLDPIDRDALLASLREIAPQILPFAAPVWKVLQDKRKAGKRILFEGAQGALLDVDFGTYPFVTSSNVIAGQAATGVGVGPGAIDFVLGIVKAYTTRVGEGPFPTELDDADGQRLGERGHEFGTTTGRKRRCGWFDACLVRQTCATSGVNGIALTKLDVLDGFEVLKICVGYDLDGTMLDYLPTAAEAQARCQPVYEEMPGWSESTEGARSWADLPANAIKYVRRVEELIGCPVALLSTSPEREDTILVTDPFED; via the coding sequence ATGGCCAATGTCGTGGTGGTCGGCGCGCAATGGGGCGACGAAGGCAAGGGAAAAATTGTCGATTGGTTGTCCGAGCGGGCCGATGTCGTGGCCCGCTTTCAGGGCGGTCACAATGCCGGGCATACCTTGGTTATTGACGGCAAGGTCTACAAGCTGCACGCGCTGCCCTCGGGCGTTGTGCGCGGCGGCAAACTGTCGGTCATCGGAAATGGCGTGGTGCTGGACCCGTGGCATTTGGTGCAAGAGATCGAAACGATCCGCGCCCAAGGCGTGGACATCACGCCCGACACCCTGATGATTGCAGAGAATACCCCGCTGATCCTGCCTTTCCACGGCGAATTGGATCGCGCGCGCGAAAACCAGAACTCTGTTGCGAAAATCGGCACCACCGGGCGCGGAATTGGCCCGGCCTACGAAGACAAGGTCGGTCGTCGCGTGATCCGCGTGGCCGATCTGGCCGATGACGCAACCTTGCAACTGCGCGTGGACCGCGCGCTTGTGCATCATGATGCGCTGCGCCGTGGTTTGGGGCTGGACCCTATCGACCGTGACGCCCTTCTGGCCAGCCTGCGCGAGATTGCACCGCAAATCTTGCCCTTCGCGGCCCCTGTCTGGAAGGTGCTGCAAGACAAGCGCAAAGCCGGTAAGCGCATTTTGTTCGAAGGCGCGCAAGGCGCGCTTCTGGACGTGGATTTCGGCACCTACCCGTTTGTTACATCCTCCAACGTGATCGCGGGGCAGGCGGCAACTGGCGTGGGCGTTGGTCCCGGCGCGATTGATTTCGTTCTGGGCATTGTCAAAGCCTACACTACCCGCGTGGGTGAAGGCCCGTTTCCGACCGAATTGGACGATGCCGACGGGCAGCGTCTGGGCGAGCGCGGGCATGAATTTGGCACCACCACCGGGCGCAAGCGCCGCTGCGGCTGGTTCGATGCCTGTCTGGTGCGCCAGACCTGCGCCACTTCCGGCGTGAATGGCATAGCATTGACCAAGCTGGATGTGCTGGACGGGTTCGAGGTGCTGAAAATCTGCGTGGGCTACGATCTGGATGGCACCATGCTTGATTACCTGCCCACGGCCGCCGAAGCGCAGGCGCGGTGCCAACCCGTCTACGAGGAGATGCCCGGCTGGTCTGAATCGACCGAGGGCGCGCGCTCTTGGGCTGATTTGCCTGCCAATGCCATCAAATATGTCCGCCGCGTGGAAGAGTTGATCGGCTGCCCGGTCGCGCTACTTAGCACATCTCCAGAACGTGAAGACACTATCCTAGTCACAGACCCATTCGAGGATTGA
- a CDS encoding glycerophosphodiester phosphodiesterase family protein yields the protein MSDLPPAFLTRPIAHRALHGLAGPENSRAAIAAAVTAGYALEIDLQASADGVALVFHDHNLERLTYAAGAVADRPAHELTDLPLRGTSECIPTLREVLALVAGRAPLLIEVKDQSRTLGPVDGRLEADTAAALRGYQGPVAVMSFNPHSMAAMARLAPDIPRGLVTCAFAPEDWPGVPHDRLAELATLNAVAATGASFISHEWQLLDMAPVAALKAQGMPVLCWTIRDTAQEAQARHVADNITFEGYTP from the coding sequence TTGTCTGATCTACCACCCGCGTTTCTGACCCGCCCCATCGCGCATCGCGCCCTGCACGGATTGGCAGGGCCGGAGAATTCGCGCGCCGCCATCGCAGCTGCGGTTACCGCAGGCTATGCACTAGAGATTGACCTGCAAGCCAGCGCCGACGGTGTGGCGCTGGTGTTTCACGACCACAATCTGGAGCGGTTGACCTATGCCGCCGGTGCGGTCGCAGACCGGCCCGCGCACGAGCTGACAGATTTGCCGCTGCGCGGCACGTCCGAGTGCATTCCGACCCTGCGCGAGGTTCTGGCCCTTGTCGCAGGCCGCGCGCCCCTATTGATAGAGGTGAAGGACCAAAGCCGCACCCTTGGCCCCGTCGATGGGCGGCTGGAAGCCGACACCGCCGCCGCGCTGCGGGGCTATCAAGGTCCGGTCGCGGTCATGTCCTTCAACCCGCACAGCATGGCGGCCATGGCGCGGCTCGCGCCCGACATCCCGCGCGGGCTGGTAACCTGTGCTTTTGCGCCAGAGGATTGGCCGGGCGTGCCCCATGACCGCTTGGCGGAACTTGCGACCCTGAACGCCGTCGCGGCCACAGGGGCCAGCTTCATTTCGCATGAGTGGCAACTGCTGGACATGGCCCCGGTCGCCGCGCTGAAAGCCCAAGGCATGCCGGTATTGTGCTGGACAATCCGCGACACCGCGCAAGAAGCCCAAGCGCGGCACGTTGCAGACAACATAACCTTTGAGGGTTACACCCCGTAG
- a CDS encoding CTP synthase produces MARYIFITGGVVSSLGKGLASAALGALLQARGFTVRLRKLDPYLNVDPGTMSPFEHGEVFVTDDGAETDLDLGHYERFTGVAARRTDSVSSGRIYSNVLERERRGDYLGRTIQVIPHVTNEIKDFLAVGEDEVDFMLCEIGGTVGDIEGLPFFEAIRQFSHERPRGQCIFMHLTLLPYLAASGELKTKPTQHSVKELQSIGIAPDVLVCRSEHPIPEKERQKIALFCNVRPEAVIPAYDLKSIYEAPLAYHEAGLDQAVLDAFGITPAPRPQLDRWHDVIDRLQHPEGEVRIAIVGKYVQLEDAYKSIKEALVHGGIANRVKVQVEWIDAEVFDSEDPSSALEPYHAILVPGGFGERGTEGKIRAATYAREKKIPYFGICLGMQMACIEAARNLAGIADAGSEEFDHEAGKKRFTPVVYHLKEWVQGNHKVERKVGDDKGGTMRLGSYNASLLDGSRVAEIYGTTRIEERHRHRYEVDTKFRDALEAKGLSFSGLSPDGSLPEIVEYPDHPWFIGVQFHPELKSKPFEPHPLFADFVRAAVEVSRLV; encoded by the coding sequence ATGGCGCGTTATATTTTCATTACCGGTGGTGTCGTTTCGAGCCTTGGCAAGGGGCTTGCTTCTGCGGCATTGGGCGCCTTGTTGCAGGCCCGGGGCTTTACCGTGCGGCTGCGCAAGCTAGACCCTTACCTGAATGTCGATCCCGGCACGATGTCACCATTCGAGCATGGTGAGGTGTTCGTCACCGATGACGGGGCCGAAACCGATCTGGACCTTGGCCATTACGAGCGCTTCACCGGGGTCGCGGCGCGGCGCACCGATTCGGTGTCGTCAGGGCGGATTTATTCCAACGTGCTGGAACGCGAACGCCGGGGCGATTACCTGGGGCGCACCATTCAGGTGATCCCGCATGTGACCAATGAAATCAAAGACTTCTTGGCCGTGGGCGAAGATGAGGTCGATTTCATGCTATGCGAAATCGGCGGCACGGTGGGCGATATCGAAGGTCTGCCTTTCTTCGAAGCCATCCGCCAATTCAGCCATGAGCGCCCGCGCGGTCAGTGTATTTTCATGCATCTGACACTCTTGCCCTATCTGGCCGCGTCGGGAGAGTTGAAAACCAAACCCACGCAGCATTCGGTCAAGGAATTGCAAAGCATCGGCATCGCGCCTGATGTGCTGGTCTGCCGGTCTGAACATCCGATCCCGGAAAAGGAACGCCAGAAGATCGCGCTGTTCTGCAATGTCCGGCCAGAGGCGGTGATCCCGGCCTATGACCTGAAATCCATCTACGAAGCGCCTTTGGCCTATCACGAAGCGGGCTTGGACCAAGCCGTTCTGGACGCGTTTGGCATTACCCCTGCCCCGCGCCCGCAGCTTGACCGCTGGCATGATGTGATCGACCGTTTGCAGCACCCCGAAGGCGAGGTGCGCATCGCCATTGTCGGCAAATATGTGCAGCTAGAGGACGCCTATAAATCCATCAAGGAAGCGCTTGTGCATGGTGGCATCGCCAACCGTGTGAAGGTGCAGGTAGAGTGGATTGACGCCGAGGTGTTCGACAGCGAAGACCCGTCCAGCGCCTTGGAACCTTATCATGCCATTCTGGTGCCCGGCGGCTTTGGCGAGCGCGGGACCGAAGGCAAAATCCGCGCTGCGACCTATGCGCGGGAAAAGAAGATTCCCTATTTCGGCATCTGTCTGGGTATGCAAATGGCGTGCATCGAAGCCGCGCGCAACTTGGCCGGGATTGCCGATGCCGGGTCCGAGGAATTCGACCACGAAGCGGGCAAGAAACGTTTTACGCCCGTGGTCTACCACCTGAAAGAATGGGTGCAGGGCAATCACAAGGTCGAACGCAAGGTGGGCGACGACAAGGGCGGCACCATGCGGCTTGGGTCGTATAATGCCAGCCTGTTGGATGGTTCGCGCGTGGCGGAAATTTACGGCACGACCCGGATCGAGGAACGCCACCGCCACCGCTACGAGGTGGATACCAAGTTCCGCGACGCATTGGAGGCAAAGGGGCTTAGCTTTTCGGGCCTGTCGCCGGACGGCTCGCTGCCCGAGATCGTGGAATATCCCGATCACCCTTGGTTCATCGGCGTGCAATTCCACCCAGAACTGAAATCGAAACCCTTCGAGCCGCACCCGCTTTTCGCTGATTTCGTGCGCGCGGCGGTCGAAGTGTCGCGGTTGGTCTGA